TACCACCATACATTGCATCTGAAGAGCAGAAGCATCTGAACCACCTCCCAGTGTCCATGTCGGCATGCATGCATCAATGCAGTCTTCATCCGCCCATCCAAGTAAACAAAAACAATCAGCTAAATGATTCGATTCACAGAAAGGATTGTAGAGACTGATCGAAATGTAACACATGTTTATCCCGTGGGCGAGCACAGAGCAGGAGACCACGAGAAGCCAACAAGAATTCAATTTTTGGCTTGTCCCGATATTGCAAAGATCAGGTACTACTACTTTCACTAGAAACACGACGCGGCGGCTGCCAACTTCAGCACGTATAAATGACAGATCTTCCATTTTTGGGGGGAGATTCCTATCTATCCTATCCATGGAATGATACTCGGACAGAAAGATCTACCTGGCCGCAGTAGTTCCGCGCGTTCACATCCGCGCCCTTCTCCAGCAGCAGCGTCACAATCTGAAAACCAAAAAACCACGAGTCCATGAATCAAATCGAACGGGAAACCACGCACGCGGGCGGCATAGAATCGCAAGGGAGAGCGGCACGGACGTCGAGGTGGCCCTTGGCGGCGGCGAAGTGGAGCGGGGAGTTGAGGCCGCCgaaggtggagtagcgcgcgagcGCCGGGCTGAGCTCGAGCAGCATGCGCGCCTCGACGGCGTCCCCGTCCCGCGCCGCGGACACCAGCCGCTCGCCGGACGCGGAGCACCCGAGCGAGTTCCCCATCGCCGCCCTCCTCGCCCGCCCGCGCCGGCGAGCGGCGTCCTCGTGGGCACGGGCACGCCGCAGGGGCGAACGAGGCGCGGGGGAGCCGACGGTCGGCGggatcgccggcggcgaggcgtgCGGCCGTAATTTAGGGGCGGGGGCCGGTGGTGGGTCGTCTTCGCGTCTTGCGTTCTGGGGTCTCAAATTTTTCCCAGGCCCGGAACAAGGGGGAGGAGCAGGAGGAGTACAAGGCTTTGGATTTGATTTTTATATTTCCATTTTCATCCTCGCTTTATATACTCTTGGTATAAAATGTACAGTATTTTAAAACGGTGAGAGAAAAATATAAATATCTCTGTTTAGCATGGCTCATGTGCCGTCGGGACCACATGAGCATAGATTAGTAGCGGCAGCTTGTGTGGGTGTGATTGTGCTTAGTGACTGATGGAGTGGAGTTGGTTTAGATGATGGTCACGGGCCAAGCTTTTTCACATTTTGGCTTGCTTGGATGAAGCGTGATGGATGGATGAGCCACGAGATTTCAAGTTGTTGTTTTTCGCTTCTTTTTGCTCGCCTTTAGTGAGCCCGATAAAGTTGCCATTCATGGCTGATTGGCAACACTACCTAACAAGTAACCACTAATTGACCTGCTTGTTGTACCATCTCTAAACACAAAaccgtctctttccccacctcgtGGTGATGTGTAGTATTCCTAGCATTCATACATACATACTTGTATGGTGATGTCCAACGTGTCCTAGTTGTATTATACACTTGTAACCTTTAAGCAAAAAAACAGAGACGTGAAACAAAAAATGGGGCCAATGAGGTAACTCGGGTGAGGTGCGCGTCCTACTTGTATTATACACTTGCAACctttaatttttttaagaaaaaaaattgaaaagatGAAACAAAAATGGAGTCAATATGGTAGGCGGGCGGGGTGTGCGCTGGGCGCTCGCAAATCACATGTTTTGATATGGACGGCGGTTTTGTCCTCCGATGATGtccagaaagaaaagaaaagaaagcagGTCGGGACACGGGACAAAGTTTCTGAAGTGGACCGATGGACGGCACTTGCTGTACGGCCCAAGATCACCCACCCAATGTGATTTATCTCTAGCTCTACTGCTCTAGGTGTACCTATTGAACAGGTCGCAGTCCCTGATAAGTGATTTATTTATATCGAGTCGGTGTCACCGATGGTTCATCAGTAAGCATACCATCGTGCCATTATTAATGGCCGGGTGTCTGAGTGACTCCTTGCATCATACTCGATGGATGCGTGCTACTGTTGACTTAAATGTTCCAAGCGACTTCACAACGTTGCCGGTAGAAGAATCGGTAGGCTGTGTTTGTACGATGTCACAATTATCTAGTGAATTTATATCGGAAAACtttctttaaaaaatgttcaaaaacaaaAAAGAATCTTTCACGGGATATTTGTCCTCTCCTAACACGCATCACCCAAAAAATATCGGCACTGCTGCCGTGCCAACTTGTCACCACCAAGACAACAACCTTGCACGTAAAGTATCCGGGGCAAAGGACACGTCCTCGGCTATCTGCGTCTGGTGAGGTTTCGTTGAGCTACCACACTACACTTGTCACCCATCTCCCCTTTCTGCAGATCGCACCGGAACGGAAGGCTCGGTTGGCCAGATAAACAAACAATTTGCATCATCATATTCATATCGGAGGCACATGTAAGTGGCCCAGGCTCTTTGTTTTAAATGGAGCCAGTTTGATTGTCAATACCACTACCAGATCTGGTGATCTGTAGTACTTCGATTGCTTTTGCATAGAAGCAATGCATGTATAATTATGCTGGCCTTGATGGTCGAAAACGCATCTGTTGGCAACTTGGTCAAGTCAAAAGGTACCCACCATGAATGCCTCGGATATGGGATTCGAATTCGAATCCCATATCAATACGAAACGTGACACCATCATTTTCATGCTTCACTGAGAAAATTCTGAAAGCTGGAAACGAGCAACATACTATTCTTTCATCAAACGACATAAACACATACACTTAAAACAGGGGCCCACAGCAGTGTGGGCCTGGGCCCTGGGCACATGCCCGCGGTTGCCCTTCTCTAGCTCCAGGCCAGTCCAGGCCAGCCGGAGAGTCTACTCCAGATCAAATCCACGACAAGACATGGATATGCTCGCGGTGTCCGGTCTCCACCCGCACGGTGCCGCCGAGAAATAGCGACCGCTTCTCCAGCCGCCGTCTCTTCACTTCCTCATCTGTTCAGGAATGATCCGGTGGAGTAGCTCAACAGGGAGGCCTTCTAGCTCTGCAGCACATGTCCATGGGTTGTATCAGGTAAGCGTAACAAAAAGCTCAACAGCACGGTGTAGTTTTTACAGTTCAAAACAATCGCAGAGTCTATGTATGGTTATTATTTACCAGCCCCCGAGAAGTTGAATAATGGTGGTAATGGCCGTCCATTTGGCAAGCAGGTCTTGGGATCCCGCAGTTCATCGAAGAACGGATGGGCACAAGCATCAACCTGCAAAAATGTCTAGTCAGAATAGTACTCGCCTTTTTCAaggatttctcttctttcattcatgaattTAGGTCTTGTTTGGTTTGCGTCCTGGGAAAGTCTCGCCTGGCCTGGGACGTCCCTGGAGGTTGCCTGTAAGTTGTTTGGTTCaggtgctcaagatgccaggtatAGCCTGGCCTGGGTTTGCATGCAAGTGATTAGCCTCGACAGTGAAGCCAGGGAGATAGTTAGCCTGGACCAGGCGTAAGAATTGGAGCGCCTGGCGAACATTGCAGCTGCCTGGGCTCCTTTAATTCTTTAATTATAGACACTGTTCTTCGTACATGGGCTCATGAGCTGAATTTTTCATTCATAGTGAACTATCCAGGCCAGGGCGGTAACCAAACGCCTCTCATCCAAAGTTGCCTGACCAGGCAGCAAAACAACCAGAAAATGTGTCCACGCCAGGCAACGCTATTGCCCAGGCATGTGGCCGTGGACACCAACCAAACTGGATTCACAGATGCCAGGACAACACAATACTCTTCTTAGAAGCAACCATACTATACTTTAGCTAGagaaaaatgtactccctccgtcccataatatatacTTTAGCGTTAGCAAGCAATGAATCTGTGCTGACTTGTTCATAGGTTGGTTCAAATAGCCCAAGGATAAAATCATTCTTACAGCTATGCAGCGCAGATTTGGTGAGTACTGAAGTAGCCTTGACACAAGATCAACTGCTTCAGGTGGCATACGCTTACCAAAAagctgcatgcagaagaaaattAGGCAAGCATGTTACAGCGGTCTAGGCTAACTGAATACATATAGAGAGGTTACTAACCTTGTGCCAGGGATGAGCTTTTATCTGAGGGAACTTGAATTCGGAGTAGTTTGGGTTCATGCATCTGATTTCTTCTCTTGTTGGGGTACCCAAAATCTAGAATAGGGAGAAGAAATGATGACTTCAGCCTACTGATTTTAATTACTAGACTTTAATGGTTTGGCGGGAGATACAAACCTTTATAATTTCAACCAACTGATCAACGCCACTTTCTCCAGGAAACAGAGGCTGCAATTTCCCCCAAAAAAAGAGAACTCAACAAAAAAATCCAGCTCATGTACAAAAAAGAGTTTGTCGACAGGAAAGTAATAATCAACTTGATTTTTTCCATGAAAGTATTAGCCCTCTAAAGTGAAGCAACTTCAAATGAATTTGATAACATCTGCATAATTTAACAGAGCTTGACTTGTGCAGTATTTGCTTATCCGAATACTCCACTGTTCTTGTAACTAAATACCATTACTTTCAGCTATAAAAGGAGTCATACGATCTATAATGATAAACAAAAAAATTATGTGTCCTCAGAAATCAAGTGGTCTTGTTCAAGGAAGCATAACTTCAATTAATGAACTTGGCTGCAAGAAAACTGAGCTTCTAGAATGAGATTCTATACCTGACCAATCAGAAGCTCAGCTACTACACAACCAACAGACCAGATATCAATTGCTGTGGTGTACTCTGTAGCTCCAAATATTAGTTCAGGAGCCCTATAATACCGCGAGCAGATGTATGAGATGTTTGGCTCTCCAGGGACCTAAAATAGAGCCATGTACAGTCAAATACATGTAAAAACACAAGACCAAGAAAATAAGTGACAAAAACATACCAGTTTTTTAGCACTCCCAAAATCACAAAGCTTAAGTTGATGCGTATGAGGATTGACCTGGAAGATCAATCCATTGCAGTAAGTTGATCATTACGTGTGATACAATCAAATAATATTTTAAAATATTGCAGGCAGTCATCATTGAAGGAGGGAACCTGCAAGCATGCAATGATACTGCATGGTTCAAGCAAGAAGATATGTCTAATAAGAGTCTAATGAACTTACCAACAGATTTTGCGGCTTAATATCTCGATGGCATACACCAACAACACGATGGATATATGCAAGGGCCCGGCACATCTATGCAAAGATGGAACAACAAACAACTTGAGGATCACCGAAAGTAACTGTTTGAAAGAATTTATAAACTACAATGGAACATCTTCACAAACCTGATATGCATACAACTTAACATATAGTATGGGTACACGCTGGTTCAGCCGACAATAATATTTGGCAACACGATAAACTGTCTCTGAGACATATTCAAGTACAAGGTTTAGGTACACTTCACCCCTCTCAGTTGTCGAAAAGAAGTGATGCTTTAGCTGAACTACATTTGGATGCTCAAGTAACTGCATTGTTTGCAACTCTCTGTTCTTATATCTCTTATCCTGCAGCACCTTCTTAATGGCAACAGTCTCTCCAGTTTCCAAGCACTTGGCCTGTTGTACCAGATATTATCAATGACTTCAAGGCCCAGCATTAGAAATATTCACTAACAGAAACTGTAGTGATACACAAGGGCGAAAGACGGCAAATTAACACACCTGATATACTACACCAAACGAACCAGTCCCAACGACGCGTTCTGCCATGTATGAGACCTTCTGTAAAACAGTTGGAATATTAGTATTATCATTACTGGGCCATCCAATGTTTTGAGGAATAAATGCAGTAGTACAAACATTCCAGAGAATAGCTTTAAGCCACAATACTCAGCCATCAGGAAAAATAATGCTGTATATGCCCATAAATGGGGTCATAGTGCAAAATTCTACCAATAAGAGTTCCCGAGAACAAATAAACTCTCAGTCCATGGACCACACAAAGGTTTCCGATATGGAAATACTGCATCTAGAATCCGGCAGTAGAATATGTATGAGAGTAGTAAAGATACTGATCAAGGCATCACCTGCTTTGGCTTCCCATTTTGACCTCCTATTGTTGTCACAATGATCTGGCCAGCTTCTGTTCCATTTCCATCAACGGTAACCCCTTCAGCTTCCTATAGTCAGAAAAGCCATCACATAAATAGCAAAAGAATAAATGGCATTAGGTCAACAAGTCATGGGCGGAGAATCAAAATAACCTTATCATTATTATGGCCAACTTTATCATCGCTTATTGTCATATCATTCATTCCTTTCGGAAGATCTGCACCCGTTTCTTCAGCTTTAGCAGGATTCATACTAGTAGATGTGCTTGCCTCAGCATCTCtatgagatgatgatgatgatgattcttGGTCTAGATGCATAGGTTTGTCATCAGATAGATGTGGTTGAATGACAATATCGCCCAATCCATCCTGATCAAATTTTGGCCTTTTTGAGCCAGAGTCACCACCCTAACAACAACAATATATGCAAATAAGTATTCACAGCTGGAGAGCATAGAGAGGC
This DNA window, taken from Triticum aestivum cultivar Chinese Spring chromosome 1D, IWGSC CS RefSeq v2.1, whole genome shotgun sequence, encodes the following:
- the LOC123181372 gene encoding shaggy-related protein kinase alpha, with protein sequence MHMMRRLKSIASGRSSVSDPGGDSGSKRPKFDQDGLGDIVIQPHLSDDKPMHLDQESSSSSSHRDAEASTSTSMNPAKAEETGADLPKGMNDMTISDDKVGHNNDKEAEGVTVDGNGTEAGQIIVTTIGGQNGKPKQKVSYMAERVVGTGSFGVVYQAKCLETGETVAIKKVLQDKRYKNRELQTMQLLEHPNVVQLKHHFFSTTERGEVYLNLVLEYVSETVYRVAKYYCRLNQRVPILYVKLYAYQMCRALAYIHRVVGVCHRDIKPQNLLVNPHTHQLKLCDFGSAKKLVPGEPNISYICSRYYRAPELIFGATEYTTAIDIWSVGCVVAELLIGQPLFPGESGVDQLVEIIKILGTPTREEIRCMNPNYSEFKFPQIKAHPWHKLFGKRMPPEAVDLVSRLLQYSPNLRCIAVDACAHPFFDELRDPKTCLPNGRPLPPLFNFSGAELEGLPVELLHRIIPEQMRK